A section of the Telopea speciosissima isolate NSW1024214 ecotype Mountain lineage chromosome 3, Tspe_v1, whole genome shotgun sequence genome encodes:
- the LOC122656640 gene encoding thioredoxin-like 2-1, chloroplastic isoform X2, with translation MAELLRLPSHLFRHSSPLLHSACTFQLGLRSKRYSDGWICSAADSAATPVPLFFRHTKRQLSSKVHATIAETDQPKWWEKNAGPNMIDIHSTEEFLRALGEAGEKLVIVDFYGTWCASCRALFPKLCKTAGEHPDILFLKVNFDENKPMCKSLNVKVLPYFHFYRGADGQLESFSCSLAKPLYFMHSNYTSTAVLRV, from the exons ATGGCCGAACTTCTTCGGTTACCTTCTCATTTGTTCCGGCATTCCTCTCCCCTGCTACACTCCGCATGCACTTTTCAACTGGGCCTCCGATCGAAGCGGTACTcagatggctggatttgttccGCTGCAGATTCTGCCGCTACTCCAGTCCCACTCTTCTTCAGGCACACAAAGAGACAGCTTTCTTCTAAG gTACATGCAACGATTGCTGAAACTgatcagcctaaatggtgggaaAAGAATGCAGGCCCAAATATGATTGATATTCATTCGACAGAAGAATTTTTAAGAGCTCTAGGTGAAGCTGGAGAAAAATTGGTTATTGTTGACTTTTATGGGACTTGGTGTGCCTCTTGTCGGGCATTGTTTCCCAAG CTCTGCAAGACTGCTGGAGAACATCCTGACATTTTATTCCTAAAAGTGAATTTTGATGAGAACAAGCCTATGTGTAAAAGCTTGAATGTGAAGGTGCTTCCTTATTTTCACTTCTATCGTGGAGCAGATGGGCAGTTGGAATCATTTTCGTGCTCACTTGCAAAG CCTCTCTATTTCATGCATTCAAATTATACATCCACGGCTGTCTTAAGAGTTTGA
- the LOC122656638 gene encoding ectonucleotide pyrophosphatase/phosphodiesterase family member 3-like, with protein sequence MSSATLPVLVPSKPNSSPEPEEDPPNASTALLSFNTDSSSLNHPTQKPITVILFIALLLITCISLAACGAFAFLFFSSSRGPKSFSPSETTARPFTKLDHPIVLLISSDGFRFGFQFKTPTPNIGRLIANGTEADTGLIPVFPTLTFPNHYSIVTGLYPAYHGIIDNYFVDPVTGDAFNMHSHESKWWLGEPLWETVVNHGKQAATYFWPGSEVHKGSWNCPSNLCRYYNGSVNFEERVDTILQYFDLPSSEIPVFMTLYFDDPDYEGHKVGPDDPAITEAVARIDKMIGRLIEGLEKRGIFEDVSIIMVGDHGMVGTCDKKLIYLDDLSPWIDIPKDWVQSYTPLLSIRPPADISPSDVVTKMMNSLSSGKVDNGKNLRVFLKEDLPERLHYVESDRISPIIGLIAEGFKVEQSRSKRKECGGAHGYDNAFFSMRSIFIGHGPQFARGRKVPSFENVQIYNLVTSILKIQGAPNNGSASFPETVLLSSP encoded by the coding sequence ATGAGTTCTGCTACCCTTCCCGTCTTAGTCCCTTCCAAGCCCAACTCTTCACCCGAACCGGAGGAAGATCCTCCCAACGCTTCCACTGCCCTCCTCTCCTTCAACACCGATTCCTCCTCCCTAAACCACCCTACTCAGAAACCCATCACCGTCATCCTCTTCATTGCCCTCCTTCTCATCACCTGCATCTCCCTCGCTGCTTGTGGCGCCTttgccttcctcttcttctcctcatctcGCGGCCCCAAATCCTTTTCTCCTTCAGAAACTACGGCTCGCCCCTTCACCAAACTCGATCATCCCATTGTTCTCCTAATCTCTTCTGACGGGTTCCGATTTGGATTTCAATTCAAGACCCCTACACCCAACATAGGTCGTCTGATCGCCAATGGTACCGAGGCCGACACGGGTCTCATCCCTGTCTTCCCAACTCTTACGTTCCCTAATCATTACTCCATTGTCACCGGTCTCTACCCGGCTTACCATGGCATCATCGATAATTATTTCGTCGACCCTGTCACCGGCGACGCTTTCAACATGCACAGTCACGAATCGAAGTGGTGGCTGGGCGAACCCTTGTGGGAAACCGTGGTCAACCATGGAAAGCAAGCTGCTACCTATTTCTGGCCCGGTTCCGAAGTACACAAAGGTTCCTGGAATTGCCCTTCGAATCTCTGCCGATATTACAATGGTTCCGTGAATTTCGAGGAACGGGTCGATACAATTCTGCAATACTTTGATCTCCCCAGTAGTGAGATACCTGTGTTCATGACTCTGTATTTCGATGACCCGGATTATGAGGGTCACAAGGTTGGACCTGACGATCCGGCGATCACCGAAGCAGTTGCCAGGATTGATAAGATGATCGGGAGGTTGATTGAAGGGCTGGAGAAGAGAGGGATTTTTGAGGATGTCTCCATAATTATGGTGGGTGATCATGGGATGGTTGGTACCTGCGATAAAAAGCTCATCTATCTGGATGATCTCTCCCCCTGGATTGATATCCCGAAGGATTGGGTTCAGTCGTATACTCCTCTGCTTTCGATTCGGCCTCCTGCAGATATCTCACCTTCAGATGTCGTAACCAAGATGATGAACAGTTTGAGTTCGGGGAAGGTCGATAATGGTAAGAATCTCAGGGTTTTTCTGAAGGAGGATCTTCCTGAACGACTTCATTATGTGGAGAGCGATAGAATCTCACCCATAATAGGACTAATTGCAGAAGGGTTTAAGGTAGAGCAGAGTAGATCGAAGCGGAAAGAATGTGGAGGAGCGCATGGATATGACAATGCATTCTTCTCCATGAGATCTATCTTCATTGGTCATGGACCTCAGTTTGCCAGAGGTCGCAAGGTACCATCGTTCGAGAATGTCCAGATATACAATCTAGTCACTTCTATCCTTAAGATACAGGGAGCTCCCAATAATGGGTCAGCTTCGTTTCCAGAAACTGTTCTTTTGTCTAGCCCCTGA
- the LOC122656642 gene encoding 60S ribosomal protein L22-2-like → MIKPTKAAPKGKKKGASFVVDCAKPVEDKIMDIASLEKFLQERIKVGGKAGALGDSITITRDKSKITVTSDSSFSKRYLKYLTKKYLKKHNVRDWLRVIASNKDHNVYELRYFNIAENEGEEED, encoded by the exons atgattaaGCCGACGAAAGCTGCCcctaagggcaagaagaagggAGCGAGCTTCGTTGTTGACTGTGCAAAGCCCGTTGAAGACAAGATCATGGACATAGCGTCCTTGGAGAAGTTCTTGCAGGAGAGgatcaaggtcggaggcaaggctGGTGCCCTCGGTGATTCTATCACCATCACTCGCGATAAGAGCAAGATCACGGTTACCTCGGACAGTTCCTTCTCCAAGAG ATACTTGAAGTATCTAacaaagaagtatttgaagaaGCACAATGTGAGGGATTGGTTGCGGGTAATTGCATCAAACAAAGACCACAATGTCTATGAGCTACGATACTTCAACATTGCCGAGAATGAGGGTGAGGAAGAGGATTGA